Sequence from the Kribbella aluminosa genome:
GACGGGCCAGTCGTCGCCGGTCCCGTGGCCGCCGGGCGTTCGGCTGTTTCGCCGGCCTGATCTCCCTGCTGGTCGTCGGAGCGATCGTGGCCGGCGCGGTGGTCGGCTTCGGCAAGGGCAAGGACGCGCTGGCGGGCGTGTTCTCCGCGCCGGACTACCAAGGTCAGGGCACCGGCACCGTGGTCGTCGAGATCACCAACGGCCAGAGTTCCTCGTCGATCGCGGACACCCTGGAGAAGAAGGAAGTCGTGAAGAGCGCCCGCGCCTTCGAGCGGGTGGCCCGTGACGATCCGCGGTCGCTGCAGCTCCAGGCCGCGACGTACACGCTGCACAAGCACATGTCCGCGAAGGCCGCGCTCGACCTGATGCTGAACACGCAGCTGTCGGTGCTGGTGACCCGGATCAGCGTCCCGGCCGGGAAGACCAAGGCCGAGGTCGCGATGATCCTGCAGGGCTCGAAGATGAAGCTGCCCGCCGGTGCGGCCGCGACCGCGCTGGGCAAGCCGGCCATGCTCGGTCTGCCGGCGTACGCGCACGCCAATGCCGAGGGCTTCCTGTTCCCGGGGACGTACGACATCCCGAAGAACGCCACGGCGTACACGATGCTCAAGCTGATGACGGCCAACTACGCGAAGACGGCCGGCTCGCTGGACCTGGAGAAGGCCGCGACCCACAAGGGCCTGGATCCGTACCAGGCGGTGATCGTGGCGAGCATCATCGGCGCCGAGACCAATCGTCAGCAGGACTACGCGAAGGTCGCGCGGGTGATCTACAACCGGCTTTCGGCCGGGATGAAGCTGCAGATGGACTCGACGATCCACTACGTGGTCGGCAAGAACGGCGGCGTCTTCACCACCCCCGAGCAGCGGAACAACCCGTCGCCGTACAACACCTACAAGTTCAAGGGCCTGCCGCCGACGCCGATCAACTCGCCGACCCGCGACGAGCTGAGCGCGGCGATCAACCCGGCCCAGGGGTCCTGGCTGTACTTCACGTTGATCAACCTGGACACCGGCGAGACCGCGTTCGCGAGCACCTCCGCCGAGCACCAGGCGAACGTCAAGAAGCTGCAGACCTGGTGCCAGGCCCACAAGGGCCGTTGCTGACATGACTGTGTTGAATTGCCGGTTGAATTGCCGCGCTTCCGGCACGGCGGGGTCACGGGGCTTGGGCTCCCGTCCTTCCCTCGTTGCTCCGGTCGTCAGTCCAGGACGGGAGGCCCCGTGACCCGTTGCGCGGTGCTCGGGTCGCCGATTGCGCATTCGTTGTCGCCGGCGATGCATCGGGCCGCGTACGCGGCGCTCGGGCTTGACTGGACGTACGACGCGTTCGAGGTCGAGGAGGCCGCGCTGCCGGCCTTCGTGGCGTCCCTGGGTCCGGACGTCCGCGGGCTGTCGCTGACGATGCCGCTGAAACGCATCGCGCTCGACCTCGCGGACACGGTCGATCCGGTCGCGGAGCTGATCGGCGCGGCGAACACGATGCTGTTCGAGCCGGACGGATCCCGGTCCGTCCACAACACCGACGTACCGGGGCTGGTGAACGCGTTCGCCGAGCAGGGCATCACCGCGGCCGAGACCGCGGTCGTCCTGGGCGGGGGCGCGACGGCCGCGTCGACGCTGGCGGCGCTGCGCGGGATGGGGGTCAGCGAGGTCACGGTCGTGGTGCGGGACGTCGCGAAGGCCGAGCGGCTGCGGGACCTGGCAGCGGAGTTGGGACTCCGTACGTCGGTCGCGGACTTCTCCCAGGTCGAACAGATCGGCGGCTTCGACCTGTGCGTGTCGACGCTGCCCGGTGGTGCGGTGGACCCCTGGGCGGAGCATTTCGCCGGGGTGGCGCCGGTGGTGTTCGACGTCGCGTACCACCCGTGGCCGACCCGGCTCGCGATCGCGGCGCACCGGATCGGTACAGAGCTGTTGAACGGACTTGACCTGCTCGTGCATCAGGCGACCCTCCAGGTGGAGATGATGACGGGTAGGTCGCCGGCTCCTCTGGCGGCCATGAGAACTGCTGCTCGTGAGGAGCTGGGGGATCGTGAGCCTGCTTGACCGTCGTACTGTTCTGATCGCCGGTGCCGCCGTCACACTGGCCGGCTGCGGCAACGAGAAGAAGAACGCAGGCGGGACGACGAGCCCGTCGCAGACGCCTACCAGTTCCACGTCGGCGCCGACGCCGACCACCTCCGCACCCAGCAGCACCGCACCGAGCAAAACCGCGTCGAGCAGCACCGCACCCGGCACCACCGCGGTCCCGGGCTCCACGACGCCGAGCTCCACGCCAACCACCCCGAACACGTCGGCGCCGACGCTGACCTCGACCGCGCCCAACTGGAACAGCTTCTCCCGTTCGCTGACGGGCCGGCTCTACCTGTCCGCGACCCCCGGGTACGCGGCCGCGCACCAGCTGTTCAACCCGCGCTGGGACGCCGTCCGCCCGACGGCCGTCGTGAAGGCCGCGAACGCGTCCGACGTCCAGAAGGCGATCAACTTCGCCCGCGCCAACAGACTCGTCCTGGTGCCGAAGAGCGGCGGCCACTCGTACGTCGGCGCGTCCACGATCGCGAACGGTATGCAGGTCGACGTCGGTGGCCTGAGGAGCATGAGCTACTCGAACGGCGTGCTCACCGTCGGCGCCGGCGCCCGGCTGTACGACGTACACGCGTTCCTCGACCGGTACGGGCGTTCGCTGCCGACCGGTACCTGCCCGACCGTCGGTGTCGCCGGGCTGACCCTCGGCGGCGGGATGGGGATCCACACCCGAACGTACGGCCTGACCTGCGACCGGGTCGTGTCGATGGGCGTGTTCACCGCGGACGGGAAGTCGCACAACGTCAGCGCGTCGTCGGAGCCCGACCTGTTCTGGGCGCTGCGTGGCGGCGGTGGCGGCAACTTCGGCGTGGTCACGTCGTTCCGGTTCAGCACGATCCCCGCGACCAGGCTCGGGTTCTTCCGGCTGACCTGGCCGGAGTCGCAGGCGGCGGCGGTGGTCCGCGGCTGGCAGAAGTTCGCGCAGACCGCGCCGGCCACGGCCTGGGGAAACCTGCACATCGATGCCAAGAGCAACGGAACGCTGTCGATCCACGTGCTCGGCGTCTCCACCACCGGCAACGCGAACGCTGCCGCCGCGCAGCTCGAGTCGTTCGTCGGGGCGAGGGCGTCGGCGCGGACGATCTCGGTGAAGTCGCACCTGGAGGCGGTGAAGTACCTCGGCGGCGGTACGACGAGTCCGCGGCAGGGCTTCCTCGCCGGTTCCGACGTACTCAAGGGGCCGATGAATGCGGCCGCGATCACGGCCCTGCTCGGTGCGGTGAAGGCGGCGGCGCGGGCCGGGACACCGGCGTCAGCGATCCTCGACCCGCTCGGCGGGCAGGCGGCGAAGCAGCCGGCTGGTGGTTCCTCGTGGCCGTGGCGGAGCGCGCTGGGCACGGTGCAGTGGTATTCCTCGTCGCAGAACAGCGGCGCGCGGACCTTCATCGCGAACGGTCACCGCGCGGTCCGCTCGTACTCGGCCGGCGCCTACGTGAACTACCTCGAGGCCGGACGTCCGGTCAGCGCGTACTACGGCGCCAGCGCGGCGAAGCTGCATGCCGCGAAGAAGAAGTACGACCCGACCAACTTCTTCCACACCCCGTACACCCTCGCGTAGTTAGTCTTCGCCCGTGAAGCTTTGGCGGGTGGTGGCAGGTGTGCTGGCGGTCGGGTTCGTCGCGGCCGGGGTGACGCCTGCGTGGGCGTGTGCGTGCGGCGGGTACCTTCCGGACGCGCAGTCGCAGGCCCGGGCGTACGGCGAGACCGCGCTGGTGCAGCACACCGGAAGCACCGAGCAGATCACGCTGTCGATGGCCGTCCACGGTGCGTCGAAGAAGGCCGCCTGGATCATGCCGGTGCCGTCCGCGGCGAAGGTCGAGCTGGGCGACAGCGAGCTGTTCTGGCGGCTCGACCGGATGACGCAGCCGAAGCGCGTGGTGAGGAAGACCTACTGGCCGTTCCGCGACCTCGGCATCATGGCCGGCTCCCGCGGGACCGCCGCCGGAGCGCCCGGCTCCGGAGTGAACGTCCAGCAACAGATGGTCCTCGGCCCGTTCGCGGTCACCCGGCTCACCGGCACCAGTGGTACGGCGGTCACCGACTGGCTGCGCACGAACGGGTACGTCGTACCCGCCACGCTGGCCGCGAACCTGACGCCGTACCTGACCGAGAAGTGGGAGATCGTCGCGGTCAAGCTCGCGCCGAAGAAGGACGGCGAGAGCATGTACGGCGCGACGCCGCCGCTCCGGCTGACGTTCGCGTCGCAGCGGATCGTGTACCCGATGCGGCTGAGCAAGGGCGCGACCACGGCTCAGACCGTGACCGTGTACGTCGCCGCGGAGCACCGCGTGGACGCCACGAAGGTGCCGTACGACGGGGTGCGGCTGCAGCTGCTGTTCGCGGGCCGGGTCGAGGACAAGGCGTTGCCGAAGCCGGCGGACTACCTGACCGCGTACACAGCGTCGTACAGCGACCCGAGCCGGATCACCGACGATTTCACGTTCGAGCCCGCGACGAACGACGACCCGTACCAGCGGATCACGTACGTCACCGAGAACGACGGGCTGCTCAGCACGATCCTGGTACTCGCCGTCGGCGTCCTGCTGCTGGGCGGCGCCGCGGCGGTTCTCGCGCGGGTGCTGGTGAAACGCTCAGCAGCCAAACGCTAGGCTGCTCGATCGTGCCGGCTGAGAACGCGTTGCTCGCTGCCGGGATCGGTGCGGTCGTCTGCGGTCCGGCGGCGTACGCACTCGGTCCCTGGCTGATGCGACGCATCCCGGAGCCGGTGCTGGAGGAGGGCGAGAGCAAGACGTCCTACGCGTCGCTGGCGGGCAGGCGAGCGGCGCACTGGTGTGGAGGCTTGGCTGCGGTCGCAGGTGCGTTGCTGGGCTGGCTGCTCGGGCTGGATGCGGTACTACCCGCCTGGCTGGTGCTGGCTGTTGCTGGTGCGGTGCTCGGGTACATCGACGCGCGCACGCGGTACCTGCCGTCGGTCATCATCTGGCCGACGTACCTCGTCGTCGGTGTGGGGTTGCTGGGCGCGGCACTCGCCACGGGGGAGTGGGGCTCGCTGCGGCGGGCGGCGATCGCGGGGGCCATCGGGTTCGGGGTGTTCTACGTGCTGTGGTTCGCGTTCCCGCGGGGCGTCGGGTTCGGCGACGTACGGCTGTCGGGGCTGCTCGGGCTGGCGCTCGGGTGGCTCGGCTGGGGGCAGTTCGTGTCCGGGCTGTACGGCGGGTTCTTCCTCGGTGCGGTGGTCGGGATCGTGTTGATCGTCGGCCGGGTGATGACCCGCAAGCAGATGGTCCCGTTCGGGCCGTTCATGCTGGTCGGCGCGCTCGGCGGCGTCCTGCTCGGGATGCCGTTGGAGCGGTTGTACGCCGGATAGTGGAGTCCCGCACTCCACCAGATGGTTGATGTGCGGACCCGCCCGCGCTTCCTAGGGTCGAGGTATTCGAACTCGGGAGGGAATCTTCTATGCCAGTCAGTCGTCGTGGCCTGTTGGCCGGAACCGCAGTCGCAGGCGCAGCGCTCGCAATTCCTGGTACGGCGTCCGCCGCGCCGGTGGCGGCGAGCACCGGTGCCAGGATCGGCCCGGACGACGTGCGCTACCAGGACCTCGTCACCCGTGGGCAGAACCGGCGCTTCGTCGGCAAGCCCGACTACGTCCGGGTGATCCAGTCGCCGCAGGACGCCGTCGCCGCGGTCCAGGACGCGGTCCGCAGCGGCAAGCGGATCGCGGTGCGCGGGGGTGGGCACTGCTTCGAGGACTTCGTGGACAGCAGCGACATCGAGGTCGTGCTGGACATGTCGACGAACACCACGATCAGCTGGGACCCGCAGTACCGGGCGTTCTCGATCGGTTCCGGGGCGATCCTGGAGAACGTCTACAAGGAGCTGTTCTTCGGCTGGGGCGTGACCGTGCCGGGCGGCGGCTGCCTGGGCGTCGGAGTCGGCGGCCACTTCGCCGGCGGCGGGTACGGGCCGTTGTCGCGGAAGCACGGCTCGGTCGTCGACCACCTGTACGGCGTGGAGATCGTGGTCGTCGACGCCCGCGGCCGGGCGCGCACGGTGGTGGCGACCCGCGACAACGAGCACCGCGACCTGTGGTGGGCGCACACCGGAGGCGGCGGCGGGAACTTCGGCGTCGTGCTGCGGTACCTGATGCGGACCAACGGTTCGTCCGGCCGGACGCCGGAGGAATCGTTGCCCAAGGCACCGTCTGCGCTGCTGTCCAGCTTGCTGATCTACGACTGGTCGAAGACCACGCAGGCGGACTTCCACCGCACGGTGCGGAACTGGTTCGACTTCTTCGAGCGGCACAACACGCCGGACTCGCCGTATGCCACGCTGTACGCGCCGTTCATCCTCACGCACCAGAAGGCGGGCCAGTTCCTGCTGTCCACCCAGCTCGACGCCGGTGTGCCGAACGCCGAGAAGCTGCTCGCGGACTTCAACGACGCAATGACGGCCGGAGTCCAGGTGCAGCCGCAGAAGCTGCCGGTCGACTCCGGGCCGTTCCTGCACCTCACCATGGGTCGCTCGATCGGCGAGACCGCGACGCCGGGCCGGGGGAAGTACAAGGCCGGGTACCTGAAGAAGGGCTACACCGACGCGCAGATCGACGCGATGTACCGCGGGCTCACCGACACGTCGTACAACGGGCCGGGGTCGTCGATCCTGCTCGTCCCGTACGGCGGCAAGGTGAACACGGTGCCGTCGAACGCGACCGCCGCCGCGCAGCGGGACGTGGTCGCGAAGATGGTGCTCGCCGCGTCTTGGGACGACTCGGGCCAGGACGAGATGCACCTCGCCTGGGCACGCAAGGTGTACGCCGACATCTACCGCGACACGGGCGGCGCGCCGGTGCCGAACGCGGTCAGTGCCGGGTCGTACATCAACTACCCGGACGCGGACCTGGCGGATCCGGCGTACAACAAGTCCGGCGTGCCGTGGCACGACCTGTACTACCTCGGCAACTACCCGCGGCTGCAGCAGGTCAAGGCGAAGTGGGACCCGCGGAACGTGTTCCACCACAAGCTCTCGATTCAGCCTCCTGGATAGCGGGTGATCCAGGCGGTGAACGGGCCGTAGTCGCCGTGCAGGCGGTCGCGCTGGGTGAACTCCAGCACGAAGTCGTCGGCGAGCTGCAGGACCACGCCACGGCCCTCGACGGTGAAGACGAGCTCTGCGGGGAGAGCCGTCTCACCGTGCAGTGCGCCGAGGATGTTCCCGCAGATCGCGCCGGTCGAGTCGCTGTCGCCGGAGTGCGTGACGGCGAGCGCCAGCGCGTCCAGGAACTGGTCCGGCTCCGGGTACGCGAGGGAGGCGTACACGGCGATCGCGAGCGCCTCCTCCGCGATCCACCCGCCGCCGAGTCGCTCGACGGTGACCGGTCCGGCCGGCGCCGTCGCGGCCAGGTGCCGGGCGAGCGCGAGCGCCGTACTGGTCTCCTCGTGGCCCTCGTGCTGGACCAGCAGACTGGTCGCGCGGGTGATCGCGTCGTCGAGCGCGGCGCCGTCGCAGAGCTCGCGGACGATCGCGGCCAGCGTGCCGGAGGCGAGCTTGCCGGTCGGGTGACCGTGCGTGTACCCGGCGGCCTCCGCCGCCTTGCCGAACACCCAGTCCGCCGGGAAGACCGCCGGCAGCAGCCCGAACGGCGCAACCCGCATCACCCCGCCGCAACCCTTCGAATCGTTCACGGCCTGGCCGCCGAACTGCGGGATCTGCGGGCCGCCCTTGCGTGCCTCGGTCAGCGCGGTCAGGCAGGTGTTGCCCGGTGCCCGGCGTGCGTACAGCCACTGCTCACCCTGTAGCCAGCCGTTGCGGTCACCGCTCGGCCCCGGCAGCGTCTGGGTGTCGAGCCACCGGTCGTACGCGCTGTGCACGACGCCCACGGTGAAGCCGAGCCCGCGGTTGGTCCGGACGCTCGCGCGGATCAGCCCCTCGACCGTGAACAGCGTCATCTGGGTGTCGTCGGTGATCGTCCCCGGCGGCCAGCCCGGTCCGCCGTCCACGAAGCTCCGCACCCCGTCCGGGTGCTTCGCGACGATGGCCCGGCCGTCCTGGAACTCGACCGGTCCGCCGAGCGCGTCCCCGATCGCACCACCCAGCAGACACCCCCGCACCCGCGCCCGCCACGTCTCCTCCGCCTGCCGTGTCATGCCAGGACCCTATCCATGGTGGTGCCAGCGCTACCCCCAAGACGGGATCTGGGGCCAGTTCGTGCGGCGCCTTCCTCTTCTACGGTCGTTGTTACAAGCAACCGATCTTCCGAGGAGCACACGATGACCACCGCACTCCGTCGTACCGCCGGGCGCCTGGCCGTGGCGGCGCTCGCCACGACAGCTCTCACCGGCGCCGCGATCGCCGGCGGTCAGGCAGCCGGCGCCACCACCTCCTGCAAGACGTCCCCGATCGTCAAGACCTTCAACGCCGTCCTCGCCGTCCGCACCGGCTCGACCGAGTCCACCAACGCCTGCCACTGAGTGCAGGTCGCGGTGGTGCTCGATCCCTTCGGCTGAGACCGGGGTCCGGGGGCCGGGACGGCCGTGAAAGAATCGGGGCATGCTGCGCTGGCTCACCGCCGGCGAGTCGCACGGACAAGCGCTCGTCGCCGTACTCGAAGGTCTTCCCGCAGGCGTTGAGGTCACCACGGACGACGTGGCCGACGCCCTGGCTCGTCGTCGGCTCGGCTACGGCCGTGGCGCCCGGATGAAGTTCGAGCGGGACGAGGTGACGTTCCTCGGCGGGTTCCGGCACGGGCTGACCCTCGGCAGCCCGGTCGCGATCCAGGTCGGCAACACCGAGTGGCCCAAGTGGGAGCAGGTGATGAGCGCCGATCCGGTGGACAGCGAGACGCTGGCCGGCCTGGCGCGGAACGCCCCGCTGACCCGCCCGCGGCCGGGTCACGCCGACCTGGCCGGCATGCAGAAGTACGGGTTCGACGAGGCCCGGCCGGTGCTCGAGCGGGCCAGCGCCCGGGAGACCGCGGCCCGGGTCGCGCTCGGCGAGGTCGCGGCCCGGTTCCTCCGGCAGGCGTACGGCGTGACGATCGTCAGCCACGTCGTCGAGCTCGGCACGGTCAAGGCGCCGTACGGCGTGATCCCGGCGTACGGCGATGTCGCGCAGCTGGACGCGGACCCGGTGCGCTGCCTGGACCCGGACGCGAGCAAGCAGATGGTCGCCGAGATCGACGCCGCGCAGAAGGCCGGCGACACGCTCGGCGGTGTGGTCGAGGTGGTCGTGGACGGTCTGCCGCCGGGCCTCGGCAGCTACGTGCACTGGGACCGCCGGCTGGACTCGAAGCTGGCCGGTGCGCTGATGGGTATCCAGGCGATCAAGGGCGTCGAGCTCGGCGACGGCTTCGAGCTGGCCCGGACGCCGGGTTCGCAGGCGCACGACGAGATCGTCGCCGAGGACGGTGCGGTACGCCGTACCAGCGGTCGCTCGGGTGGTACCGAGGGCGGCATGAGCACCGGCGAGACGCTCCGGGTGCGGGCCGCGATGAAGCCGATCGCGACCGTGCCACGGGCGCTCCGCACGATCGACACCGCCACCGGGGAGGCCACGGCAGCGCACCACCAGCGCTCGGACGTCTGCGCCGTACCGGCCGCGGGGATCGTCGCCGAGGCGATGGTCGCGCTGGTGCTGGCCGACGTGTCGCTGGAGAAGTTCGGCGGCGACTCGGTCGGGGAGACCGCGCGCAACCACCGGTCGTACCTGGCTCAGCTGCCGAAGACCATCACCCCGCGGGAGTGGGAGTGAGCCCGGTCGTCGTCCTGGTCGGCCCGCCCGGATCCGGGAAGTCGACGATCGCCGCGCTGCTCTCGAAGCGGCTCGGGGTCGCGCACCGGGACACCGACGTCGACATCGAGGCGACGGCCGGCAAGCCGATCTCGGACATCTTCGTCGACGAGGGCGAGCCGCTTTTCCGCTCGCTCGAGCGGGCCGCGATCGTGGCCGCGCTGCAGGACGCCGGTGCGGTGCTGTCGCTCGGCGGCGGCGCGATCCTGGACCCCGACACCCGCGCCGACCTGGCCGGCCACACCGTGGTCTTCCTGGACGTCAGCCTGGGCGAGGCAACCAAGCGCGTCGGCCTCAGCGTCGCCCGCCCGCTGCTCCTCGGCAACGTCCGCACCCAGCTCCGCAACCTGATGGAGGCCCGCCGCCCCCTGTACGGCGAGGTCGCCAAACTCACCGTCCTCACCGACAGCAAAACCCCGACCCAAATCGCCGACGAAATCCAGGAGCACCTCGGATGACCGACGAAACCGCCTCCGGCGCTCAGCTCCGCGAGCAGTCCGGGGCTGTCGGGGTTGGCCGGCCGGGCGGCGCATCCACCAGGATCCGGGTTGCCGCGGCTGCGCCGTACGACGTGGTCATCGGCAACAACCTGTTGGGGGAGCTGCCCAGCTTGCTGGGTGAAGGTGTGCAGCGGGTTGCTGTGGTTCACCCGCGGGCGCTGCGGGAGACCGGGGACGCGATTCGGGACGACCTGACCGCGTCCGGGTTCACCGCGCATGCGATCGAGATCCCGGACGCCGAAGAGGCCAAGACCGCGGAGGTGCTGGCGTACTGCTGGTCGGTGCTCGGGCAGGCCGGGTTCACGCGCTCGGACGCGATCGTCAGCGTCGGCGGCGGGACGACCACGGACCTCGCCGGGTTCGTCGCGGCGACCTGGCTGCGCGGCGTGAAGGTCGTGCACATCCCGACCACGCTGCTTGGCATGGTCGACGCGGCGGTCGGCGGCAAGACCGGGATCAACACCGCCGAGGGCAAGAACCTGGTCGGCGCGTTCTGGGAGCCGGCCGGCGTGCTGTGCGACCTGGCTGCGCTCGACAGCCTGCCGAAGAACGACTACGTCAGCGGCCTCGCCGAGGTCGTGAAGTGCGGGTTCATCGCCGACCCGATGATCCTCGACCTGGTCGAGAAGGACCCGGCCGCGGTCACCAGCCCGTCGTACGGCGCCACCGCGGAGCTGATCGCCCGCTCCATCCAGGTGAAGGCCGACACCGTCGGGGCGGACCTGCGCGAGCGGACCACGACCGCGGGCGGCCGGATCGGCCGCGAGGCGCTGAACTACGGCCACACGCTCGGCCACGCGATCGAGCGCGTCGAGCGGTACAAGTGGCGGCACGGCGCCGCGATCAGCATCGGCATGGTGTTCGTCGCCGAGCTGGCCCGCGCGGCCGGCCGGTTGGACGACCCGACCGCCGACCGGCACCGCGCCGTACTGGAGTCCCTCGGCCTCCCGGTCAGCTACCGCGCGGACGCCTGGCCGCACCTGCAGGACGCGATGAAGCTCGACAAGAAGACCCGCGCCGACCGCCTGCGGTTCGTGATCCTCGACGGCCTGGCCAAGCCGACGATCCTGGAAGCCCCGGACCCGAGCCTCCTGGTCGCGGCGTACGGCGAGATCGGTTAGGCAGCCTCCTGGGTTATCCGTTGGCACGCGGGACGGCCACCGGATCGGGGAGCTGATCCCCTTGCGACGTCCGGCAACGTGGAGGTTGGGGAGGCTCTCGTCCCGTTCCGGGAGGGTAATCTCCCCAACCCGGTCCCCGGGCTTGAACGGCCCAGTGGGGGCCATCTTTGTGAACCAGATCCGCGAGTCAGCGCCTCTGGGGACGGCTCCGGTGCACTGGTCCGCGGCCGAGCGCTACCCGGCCGCGGTCGCCGAGGCCGAGTTGGCGTTCGACCGACTAGGGTGAACGATGTGAGCAAGCGAGTACTGGTACTGAACGGGCCGAACCTCGGGCGGCTGGGATCGCGGGAGCCGGAGAAGTACGGGACGACGACGTTCGCCGAGCTGACCGGGGTGTGCGAGAAGACCGGGGCGGAGCTGGGCTTCGAGGTCGACGTCCGGCAGACCGACGACGAGGCGGAGCTGGTCGGCTGGCTGCACGAGGCCGCCGACGACCGGACTCCCGTCGTACTGAACCCGGCCGCCTTCACCCACTACTCGTACGCGCTGCGGGACGCGATCGCGCAGCGGACCGCGCCGCTGATCGAGGTCCACCTCACGAACCCGGCCACCCGCGAGGAGTTCCGGCACACCAGCGTCGTCGCCGGGGTCGCGACCGGGACCATCGCCGGCTTCGGCCTCGACTCGTACCGGCTCGCGCTCCGGGCTTTGACCACGCTGGATTCATAACCAACGTGCCCCATCGGGCATCAGGGTGAGTGTGGGCATCACTCGGCGCGATGGGGGACAAGGATGACGATTCCGGTCTGGGTGCAGACGCTCGACCCGTTGTCGCGGTTCGGCTTGGTGCATGCGATGGAGCGCAGTCCGGAGATCTTGCTGACCGACGAGCCCGGGCCGGACGTGGTCGCGCTGATCGCCGTCGACGCCCTCGACGCCCTCGCGGTGCAGGTCGTGCGGGGCGCGACGGAGCGCGGCTGCGGCCGGCTCGTACTGATCGGCAGTTCGATCGACGACGACGCGCTGATGACGGCGGTGGACCTGGGCGTGTCCGGCGTACTGCGTCGTACCGAGGCCACCGCGGACCGGATCGTGCACCTCGTGCAGGCCGCCGCCGCGGGTGACGGCGGCCTGCCGACGCACCTGTTGAGCCGTCTGCTCGGGCAGGTGCCGCGCGTCAGCAGACTGCCGCACGCAGGTCTCTCCGACCGCGAGACGCAGGTACTGCGACTTGTTGCTGACGGCAAGGACACGCAGGAGATCGCCCGCGAGCTGTCCTACTCGGAGCGCACGGTCAAGAACGT
This genomic interval carries:
- the aroC gene encoding chorismate synthase; its protein translation is MLRWLTAGESHGQALVAVLEGLPAGVEVTTDDVADALARRRLGYGRGARMKFERDEVTFLGGFRHGLTLGSPVAIQVGNTEWPKWEQVMSADPVDSETLAGLARNAPLTRPRPGHADLAGMQKYGFDEARPVLERASARETAARVALGEVAARFLRQAYGVTIVSHVVELGTVKAPYGVIPAYGDVAQLDADPVRCLDPDASKQMVAEIDAAQKAGDTLGGVVEVVVDGLPPGLGSYVHWDRRLDSKLAGALMGIQAIKGVELGDGFELARTPGSQAHDEIVAEDGAVRRTSGRSGGTEGGMSTGETLRVRAAMKPIATVPRALRTIDTATGEATAAHHQRSDVCAVPAAGIVAEAMVALVLADVSLEKFGGDSVGETARNHRSYLAQLPKTITPREWE
- a CDS encoding shikimate kinase, giving the protein MSPVVVLVGPPGSGKSTIAALLSKRLGVAHRDTDVDIEATAGKPISDIFVDEGEPLFRSLERAAIVAALQDAGAVLSLGGGAILDPDTRADLAGHTVVFLDVSLGEATKRVGLSVARPLLLGNVRTQLRNLMEARRPLYGEVAKLTVLTDSKTPTQIADEIQEHLG
- the aroB gene encoding 3-dehydroquinate synthase is translated as MTDETASGAQLREQSGAVGVGRPGGASTRIRVAAAAPYDVVIGNNLLGELPSLLGEGVQRVAVVHPRALRETGDAIRDDLTASGFTAHAIEIPDAEEAKTAEVLAYCWSVLGQAGFTRSDAIVSVGGGTTTDLAGFVAATWLRGVKVVHIPTTLLGMVDAAVGGKTGINTAEGKNLVGAFWEPAGVLCDLAALDSLPKNDYVSGLAEVVKCGFIADPMILDLVEKDPAAVTSPSYGATAELIARSIQVKADTVGADLRERTTTAGGRIGREALNYGHTLGHAIERVERYKWRHGAAISIGMVFVAELARAAGRLDDPTADRHRAVLESLGLPVSYRADAWPHLQDAMKLDKKTRADRLRFVILDGLAKPTILEAPDPSLLVAAYGEIG
- the aroQ gene encoding type II 3-dehydroquinate dehydratase encodes the protein MSKRVLVLNGPNLGRLGSREPEKYGTTTFAELTGVCEKTGAELGFEVDVRQTDDEAELVGWLHEAADDRTPVVLNPAAFTHYSYALRDAIAQRTAPLIEVHLTNPATREEFRHTSVVAGVATGTIAGFGLDSYRLALRALTTLDS
- a CDS encoding helix-turn-helix transcriptional regulator, whose product is MTIPVWVQTLDPLSRFGLVHAMERSPEILLTDEPGPDVVALIAVDALDALAVQVVRGATERGCGRLVLIGSSIDDDALMTAVDLGVSGVLRRTEATADRIVHLVQAAAAGDGGLPTHLLSRLLGQVPRVSRLPHAGLSDRETQVLRLVADGKDTQEIARELSYSERTVKNVLHAVTSRLQLRNRSHAVAYALRQGLI